Proteins found in one Populus alba chromosome 14, ASM523922v2, whole genome shotgun sequence genomic segment:
- the LOC118041607 gene encoding putative UDP-rhamnose:rhamnosyltransferase 1 codes for MAEQLHIVMLPWIAFGHMIPFFQLSIDLAKAGIKVSFVSTPRNIKRLPKIPPSLADLVKFVEFPLPSLDNDILPEDGEATVDIPAEKIEYLKIAYDLLQHPLKQFIADQLPDWIIIDAIPYWMVEIAREKKVPLIHFSVFSAVAYVFLGHPECLVGDGQKRLRPSGTSMTSKPEWVDFPSSVAYRNHEAAVVFEWLYTGNASGITDSERVSKILHGCQAVAVRSCAEFEGDYLNLFERLVGKPVIPVGLLPQEKPERKELTDGRWGEIFKWLDDQKPKSVVFVGFGSEYKLTRDQVYEIAHGLELSGLPFLWALRKPGWANDDLDALPSGFGERTSDRGIVCMGWAPQMEILGHPSIGGSLFHSGWGSIIETLQFGHTLILLPFIVDQPLNARYLVEKGLGVEVQRGEDGSFTRDGVAEALKLAMVSEEGKSLREKASEAAAIFGNQKLHQDYYIGKFVEFLEKEEMKCLKDMVTKFSQARFDHHPCLRFYLGASCS; via the coding sequence ATGGCAGAGCAACTTCACATAGTGATGCTTCCATGGATTGCCTTTGGCCATATGATACCTTTCTTTCAACTTTCCATCGATTTAGCCAAAGCTGGAATCAAAGTCTCCTTTGTTTCAACCCCAAGAAACATCAAAAGACTCCCTAAAATTCCTCCAAGTCTAGCAGACTTGGTGAAATTCGTAGAGTTTCCACTACCAAGCTTAGACAATGATATCTTGCCAGAAGATGGAGAGGCCACGGTTGACATTCCTGCCGAGAAAATCGAGTACCTGAAGATTGCATATGATCTCCTGCAGCACCCCTTGAAGCAGTTCATCGCCGATCAACTTCCAGACTGGATAATCATTGACGCGATTCCTTATTGGATGGTAGAGATtgctagagaaaaaaaagttcctCTTATTCATTTCTCTGTTTTCTCTGCTGTTGCATATGTGTTTCTTGGGCACCCAGAGTGCTTAGTTGGCGATGGTCAAAAAAGACTTAGGCCGTCAGGGACGAGTATGACATCGAAACCAGAGTGGGTTGACTTTCCCTCCTCGGTAGCTTATCGAAACCATGAGGCTGCTGTAGTTTTTGAATGGCTTTATACAGGAAATGCTTCTGGGATCACGGATAGTGAAAGGGTCTCCAAGATACTCCATGGATGCCAAGCTGTCGCGGTACGCAGCTGTGCCGAGTTCGAAGGAGACTACTTGAATCTATTTGAAAGGCTGGTAGGAAAACCCGTGATCCCTGTAGGTTTGTTGCCACAGGAGAAGCCAGAAAGAAAGGAACTCACTGATGGGAGGTGGGGTGAAATCTTTAAATGGCTCGATGACCAAAAGCCGAAGTCCGTTGTGTTTGTAGGGTTTGGTAGCGAGTATAAGCTGACCAGAGATCAAGTATATGAGATTGCTCACGGGCTAGAGTTATCTGGATTGCCATTTCTGTGGGCATTACGAAAACCCGGTTGGGCCAACGATGATCTTGATGCTCTGCCTTCAGGATTCGGTGAAAGGACATCTGATAGAGGGATTGTTTGCATGGGATGGGCGCCACAGATGGAAATCTTGGGTCATCCATCAATCGGGGGATCATTATTTCACTCTGGATGGGGTTCTATTATTGAAACTTTGCAGTTTGGTCACACCCTTATTCTCTTGCCATTCATCGTCGACCAACCTTTGAATGCAAGGTATTTGGTTGAGAAGGGTTTAGGTGTGGAAGTACAGAGAGGGGAAGATGGGTCGTTTACCCGGGATGGTGTAGCCGAGGCTCTGAAACTCGCTATGGTATCCGAGGAAGGAAAAAGCTTGAGGGAGAAAGCAAGTGAAGCTGCTGCGATTTTCGGAAACCAGAAGTTGCATCAGGATTACTATATTGGTAAGTTTGTTGAATTTCtcgaaaaagaagaaatgaaatgtTTGAAGGACATGGTCACAAAGTTCTCGCAAGCCAGATTTGATCATCACCCAtgcttgagattttatttaggTGCTTCATGTTCTTGA